One genomic segment of Kocuria rhizophila DC2201 includes these proteins:
- a CDS encoding MFS transporter, with protein sequence MFRSLRIRNYRLWFTGALVSNIGTWMQRTAQSWLVFDELTDHDATAMGVVMALQFVPQLVLAPYAGVLADRYDRRRILVVTQGVMALLAAALGALLLLGVAELGTVYGFALALGIVATFDAPVRQTFVSEMVPDTYLSNAVALNSTSFNSARLIGPAVAGVLVAAVGTGWVFMLNTLTFAAMIWAILLIDGTRLRPSPRARRARGQIREGVGYVLHRPDLVAVMSTIFMIGTFGMNFAVYLAAMAGSVFGQGSEEFGVLNSVLAVGTVTGALLSARRERARLRYVFIGCAAFAVSCLGAATAPALWLFAVWLVPCGVSSLTIMTTANAYVQSTTSPTMRGRVMSLYMAIFMGGTPIGAPVVGWLTDTLGARWGMGSAVLAGLSGALIGAWYAWRHAAPRPGVPSTAS encoded by the coding sequence ATGTTCCGGTCCCTGCGCATCCGCAACTACCGCCTGTGGTTCACGGGCGCACTGGTGTCCAACATCGGCACCTGGATGCAGCGCACCGCGCAGTCGTGGCTCGTGTTCGACGAGCTCACGGACCACGACGCCACGGCCATGGGCGTGGTCATGGCCCTGCAGTTCGTTCCGCAGCTCGTGCTGGCGCCCTACGCGGGCGTGCTCGCGGACCGCTACGACCGCCGGCGGATCCTCGTGGTCACCCAGGGAGTCATGGCGCTGCTCGCCGCGGCGCTCGGGGCCCTGCTGCTGCTCGGGGTCGCGGAACTGGGCACGGTCTACGGATTTGCCCTGGCACTGGGGATCGTGGCCACCTTCGACGCCCCCGTGCGTCAGACGTTCGTCTCCGAGATGGTTCCGGACACTTACCTGTCCAACGCCGTGGCCCTGAACTCCACCTCCTTCAACTCCGCGCGGTTGATCGGGCCGGCCGTAGCGGGCGTGCTCGTCGCCGCGGTGGGCACCGGGTGGGTGTTCATGCTCAACACCCTCACGTTCGCGGCGATGATCTGGGCCATCCTGCTGATCGACGGCACGCGGCTGCGCCCGTCCCCCCGCGCCCGGAGGGCCCGCGGCCAGATCCGCGAGGGCGTGGGGTACGTGCTGCACCGCCCGGACCTCGTGGCCGTGATGAGCACCATCTTCATGATCGGCACGTTCGGCATGAACTTCGCCGTGTACCTCGCGGCCATGGCGGGATCCGTGTTCGGCCAGGGCTCCGAGGAGTTCGGTGTGCTCAACTCCGTCCTGGCCGTCGGCACGGTCACCGGTGCGCTGCTCTCGGCCCGGCGGGAGCGGGCCCGTCTGCGCTACGTCTTCATCGGATGCGCGGCGTTCGCGGTCTCGTGCCTGGGGGCCGCCACGGCACCCGCCCTGTGGCTGTTCGCGGTGTGGCTCGTCCCGTGCGGGGTGTCCTCCCTGACCATCATGACCACCGCCAACGCCTACGTGCAGAGCACCACCTCGCCCACCATGCGCGGACGGGTCATGAGCCTGTACATGGCCATCTTCATGGGCGGCACCCCCATCGGTGCGCCCGTGGTGGGGTGGCTCACCGACACGCTCGGCGCGCGCTGGGGCATGGGCTCGGCGGTGCTCGCCGGGCTCTCGGGCGCGCTCATCGGCGCGTGGTACGCGTGGCGGCACGCGGCGCCGCGTCCCGGGGTGCCCTCGACCGCAAGCTGA
- a CDS encoding DUF3027 domain-containing protein: protein MSEPVEQQNEQSTGERGSQGEASPEARQDAPGAVVGTPPTDAVGADTAPAEEAAATSGRAARATTRPRTRTRAAKQDAVLTAAVDLAREAVVAGAHDARGIGEHLGVRVQEDRLLTHLFDCTLPGYPGWTWYATVARAPRSKHVTVCESGLLSGPGSLLAPPWVPWEERMQAINEQGGQDDDAARPAESGTAGSNGDARGGSAETGASAGASGAPGTDGERTETSEDGASS, encoded by the coding sequence ATGTCTGAGCCGGTGGAGCAGCAGAACGAGCAGAGCACCGGGGAGCGCGGCAGTCAGGGTGAGGCCTCGCCAGAGGCCCGCCAGGACGCGCCGGGGGCCGTCGTCGGCACCCCGCCCACGGACGCCGTTGGGGCGGACACCGCCCCCGCCGAGGAAGCCGCGGCGACGAGTGGCCGGGCCGCCCGGGCGACCACCCGCCCCAGGACCCGCACCCGCGCCGCCAAGCAGGACGCCGTGCTCACGGCCGCCGTGGACCTCGCCCGTGAGGCCGTGGTGGCGGGAGCCCACGACGCCCGGGGGATCGGCGAGCACCTGGGCGTGCGGGTCCAGGAGGACCGTCTGCTCACCCACCTCTTCGACTGCACGCTGCCCGGGTACCCCGGCTGGACCTGGTACGCCACGGTCGCCCGCGCCCCGCGCAGCAAGCACGTCACCGTGTGCGAGTCCGGGCTGCTCTCCGGCCCCGGCTCCCTCCTCGCGCCCCCGTGGGTGCCCTGGGAGGAGCGCATGCAGGCCATCAACGAACAGGGCGGGCAGGACGACGATGCCGCGCGGCCCGCGGAGAGCGGCACTGCCGGCTCCAATGGCGACGCCCGGGGCGGCTCCGCGGAGACCGGCGCGAGCGCCGGGGCATCCGGTGCACCCGGCACGGACGGGGAGCGCACGGAGACCTCCGAGGACGGCGCGTCATCGTAG
- a CDS encoding cold-shock protein: protein MPTGKVKWFDADKGFGFLATDDGQEVFLHSSALPRGVTTVKPGTRMDFGIADGKRGAQALSATVLSAPPSVARNTRKPPEEMAVLTEDLIRLLDGMSNGLRRGRYPDRSHGHKIAAILRTVADELDV from the coding sequence GTGCCCACGGGCAAGGTCAAGTGGTTCGACGCAGACAAGGGGTTCGGTTTCCTGGCCACCGACGACGGCCAGGAAGTCTTCCTGCACTCGTCGGCGCTGCCCAGGGGCGTGACCACCGTGAAGCCCGGCACGCGGATGGACTTCGGGATCGCCGACGGCAAGCGCGGCGCGCAGGCGCTGTCCGCCACCGTCCTGAGCGCGCCGCCCTCGGTCGCCCGCAACACCCGCAAGCCGCCGGAGGAGATGGCCGTGCTCACCGAGGACCTCATCAGGCTCCTGGACGGGATGTCCAACGGGCTGCGCCGCGGGCGCTACCCGGACCGTTCCCACGGCCACAAGATCGCGGCCATCCTGCGCACCGTGGCGGATGAGCTCGATGTCTGA
- a CDS encoding response regulator transcription factor, whose product MNAKTPEAKLLVVDDEPNILELLATSLRFAGFEVVTAANGRDALLKAEAEDPDLAVLDVMLPDIDGFSVTRKLRAAGRHFPILFLTAKDDTDDKVAGLTVGGDDYVTKPFSLDEVVARIRAVLRRTQPLEEEDSRLKVDGLVLDDDAHEVFRGGREIDLSPTEFKLLRYLMLNPNRVLSKAQILDHVWEYDFNGDASIVESYISYLRRKIDNDPEQPSLIHTKRGVGYLLRSADKRH is encoded by the coding sequence ATGAACGCGAAAACTCCCGAAGCGAAGCTGCTCGTCGTGGACGACGAGCCCAACATCCTTGAGCTGCTCGCCACGTCCCTGCGGTTCGCCGGGTTCGAGGTCGTCACCGCCGCCAACGGCCGGGACGCCCTGCTCAAGGCCGAGGCCGAGGACCCGGACCTCGCCGTGCTGGACGTGATGCTCCCGGACATCGACGGCTTCTCCGTGACCCGCAAGCTGCGCGCCGCCGGGCGCCACTTCCCCATCCTGTTCCTGACCGCCAAGGACGACACCGACGACAAGGTGGCCGGGCTGACCGTGGGCGGCGACGACTATGTCACCAAGCCCTTCAGCCTCGACGAGGTGGTCGCCCGCATCCGCGCGGTGCTGCGCCGCACCCAGCCGCTCGAGGAGGAGGACTCCCGCCTAAAGGTGGACGGCCTCGTCCTGGACGACGACGCCCACGAGGTCTTCCGCGGCGGGCGCGAGATCGACCTCTCCCCCACCGAGTTCAAGCTGCTGCGCTACCTCATGCTCAACCCCAACCGGGTGCTGTCCAAGGCGCAGATCCTGGACCACGTGTGGGAGTACGACTTCAACGGGGACGCCTCCATCGTGGAGTCCTACATCTCCTACCTGCGCCGCAAGATCGACAACGACCCCGAGCAGCCCTCCCTGATCCACACCAAGCGCGGCGTGGGCTACCTGCTGCGCTCCGCGGACAAGCGCCACTGA
- a CDS encoding sensor histidine kinase has product MNLLARRFRSASLRSQLMALTGVLLAVSILVTTLVAVSVLRDSLVTSMDQELRQSIPTVAPVLTGALQGDVSTPVPTSGFLLDRDGHVVATARGGAAASGEQLDPDLGAMTLEYVIAHDGQAETVGSVGASERTWRVVPTKLTMFDMSVVVAEPLDRTNTIISGVGLLTFSFGLATLIAAMTVGWVMVTRAFQPLRQVEATAARIADGDLSQRMEGYNPQTEIGQLSTSLNAMLGHIEDAFDARTRSETKLRRFVADASHELRTPLVSIRGYSELYRHGALQTPEDVGKAMDRIESESKRMTQLVEDLLTLARLDERRVAATRPVDLLHLAYDAASDAHATAPDRTVTVRGLADSTPESAWVHGDESKLRQVVANLLTNALRYTPAGSPLELAVGLEPAVDGRFTAVLQVRDHGPGIHGQDAERVFERFYRADSSRTRETGGTGLGLSIVAAIIEQHDGAVKLEETEGGGATFTVRIPHTEPVDDAAPDA; this is encoded by the coding sequence TTGAACCTCCTGGCCCGGCGGTTCCGCTCCGCGTCCCTGCGCTCCCAGCTCATGGCCCTCACGGGCGTGCTGCTGGCCGTCAGCATCCTGGTCACCACCCTGGTGGCCGTCTCGGTGCTGCGGGACTCGCTCGTGACCAGCATGGACCAGGAGCTGCGCCAGTCCATCCCCACGGTGGCCCCCGTGCTCACGGGTGCGCTGCAGGGGGACGTGAGCACCCCCGTGCCCACGTCCGGGTTCCTGCTCGACCGGGACGGACACGTGGTGGCCACGGCGCGCGGCGGGGCGGCGGCCTCCGGCGAGCAGCTGGACCCGGACCTCGGCGCCATGACGCTGGAGTACGTGATCGCCCACGACGGCCAGGCCGAGACCGTGGGATCCGTGGGGGCCTCCGAGCGCACGTGGCGCGTGGTGCCCACCAAGCTCACCATGTTCGACATGTCCGTGGTGGTGGCCGAGCCCCTGGACCGCACGAACACCATCATCTCCGGCGTGGGTCTGCTGACCTTCAGCTTCGGACTGGCCACCCTGATCGCCGCCATGACGGTGGGGTGGGTCATGGTCACACGTGCGTTCCAGCCGCTGCGCCAGGTGGAGGCCACCGCCGCACGGATCGCGGACGGTGACCTCTCCCAGCGCATGGAGGGCTACAACCCCCAGACCGAGATCGGGCAGCTCTCCACGTCCCTCAACGCCATGCTGGGCCACATCGAGGACGCCTTCGACGCCCGCACCCGCTCCGAGACCAAGCTGCGGCGCTTCGTGGCGGACGCCTCCCACGAGCTGCGCACGCCCCTGGTGTCCATCCGCGGCTACTCCGAGCTGTACCGCCACGGGGCCCTGCAGACGCCCGAGGACGTCGGCAAGGCCATGGACCGGATCGAGTCCGAGTCCAAGCGCATGACCCAGCTCGTGGAAGACCTGCTGACGCTGGCCCGGCTCGACGAGCGGCGCGTGGCGGCGACCCGCCCGGTGGACCTGCTGCACCTCGCCTACGACGCCGCCTCGGACGCCCACGCGACCGCACCCGACCGCACCGTGACCGTGCGGGGGCTCGCGGACTCCACCCCCGAGTCCGCATGGGTGCACGGGGACGAGTCCAAGCTGCGCCAGGTGGTGGCGAACCTGTTGACCAACGCGCTGCGCTACACCCCCGCGGGGTCGCCGCTCGAGCTCGCCGTGGGACTCGAACCCGCTGTGGACGGCCGGTTCACCGCCGTGCTGCAGGTCCGGGACCACGGCCCCGGCATCCACGGCCAGGACGCCGAGCGGGTCTTCGAGCGGTTCTACCGGGCGGACTCCTCCCGCACCCGGGAGACGGGCGGCACCGGCCTGGGGCTGTCGATCGTCGCGGCGATCATCGAGCAGCACGACGGCGCCGTGAAGCTCGAGGAGACCGAGGGCGGCGGCGCGACCTTCACCGTGCGGATCCCCCACACGGAACCTGTGGACGACGCCGCACCGGACGCCTAG
- a CDS encoding WXG100 family type VII secretion target — protein MAHFVVDSDTIAAKSQQAHGHIERLTAEVNGMTSTLTDLQGSWTGTASASFQEAFRSWRSAQAQMEQAVAQINQALAAAGTQYAETEAANTRMFAG, from the coding sequence ATGGCTCATTTCGTCGTCGACAGTGACACCATCGCCGCCAAGTCCCAGCAGGCCCACGGGCACATCGAGCGCCTCACCGCGGAGGTCAACGGCATGACCTCCACCCTCACGGACCTGCAGGGCTCCTGGACGGGCACGGCGTCCGCGAGCTTCCAGGAGGCGTTCCGCTCCTGGCGCTCCGCCCAGGCCCAGATGGAGCAGGCCGTGGCGCAGATCAACCAGGCCCTGGCCGCCGCAGGCACCCAGTACGCCGAGACGGAGGCCGCCAACACCCGGATGTTCGCCGGGTGA
- a CDS encoding RNase H family protein, whose amino-acid sequence MTIIASADGSALGNPGPAGWAWYIDPTSWRAGGWAHGTNNMGELTAVLDLLEATRHRRDEALTVYCDSQYVINSVTKWMPGWKKKGWKKRDGKPVLNVDIMKALDRELSGRKVTFEWVKGHAGHELNEAADERARAMAMAYQRKIPPAQMPVGPGFRDEASSSPAASPSAGKQGEQQGPGAGPGAVRGTADHEATPAPDAPGNEPGRENARSDRNRAEVDDAAPHDLLTELAALSATDPAGPAAPESQPWPPHLVADAVQRERAVVCVPADHQGAAVGSAQVSGGELLHPRVLCIDRSGNTAGAADFPGVRSAGELEEVRITAVAADVYHLSYRIEEPSVVTRRSSVWVREDQHNEMGPWLLRFHQVTAED is encoded by the coding sequence ATGACGATCATCGCTTCCGCGGACGGCTCCGCGCTCGGCAACCCCGGACCGGCAGGCTGGGCCTGGTACATCGACCCCACCTCGTGGCGGGCCGGAGGATGGGCGCACGGCACCAACAACATGGGCGAGCTCACGGCCGTGCTGGACCTGCTGGAGGCCACGCGCCACCGCCGGGACGAAGCGCTCACGGTGTACTGCGACAGCCAGTACGTGATCAACTCGGTGACCAAGTGGATGCCGGGGTGGAAGAAGAAGGGCTGGAAGAAGCGCGACGGCAAGCCCGTGCTCAACGTGGACATCATGAAGGCCCTGGACCGTGAGCTGTCCGGGCGGAAGGTCACGTTCGAGTGGGTCAAGGGCCATGCTGGCCACGAGCTCAACGAGGCCGCGGACGAACGGGCCCGGGCCATGGCCATGGCGTACCAGCGCAAGATCCCGCCCGCGCAGATGCCTGTGGGGCCGGGATTCCGGGACGAGGCGTCCTCCAGTCCGGCGGCGTCCCCCTCGGCCGGGAAGCAGGGCGAACAGCAGGGGCCCGGCGCTGGTCCCGGAGCCGTCAGGGGCACCGCTGACCACGAGGCCACCCCCGCCCCGGATGCTCCCGGGAACGAGCCCGGTCGGGAGAACGCCCGATCGGACCGCAACCGCGCGGAGGTGGACGACGCCGCCCCGCACGACCTCCTCACCGAACTCGCCGCTCTGTCTGCAACCGATCCGGCGGGCCCGGCGGCCCCGGAGTCGCAGCCCTGGCCGCCCCACCTCGTGGCGGACGCCGTCCAGCGCGAACGCGCTGTGGTGTGCGTGCCCGCGGACCACCAGGGGGCGGCCGTGGGCTCCGCGCAGGTCTCCGGCGGGGAGCTGCTGCACCCCCGGGTGCTGTGCATCGACCGTTCCGGTAACACTGCGGGTGCCGCCGACTTCCCGGGGGTGCGCTCCGCCGGCGAGCTGGAGGAGGTGCGCATCACCGCGGTGGCCGCGGACGTATACCACCTGAGCTACCGGATCGAGGAGCCCTCCGTGGTGACCCGCCGCAGCTCCGTGTGGGTCCGCGAGGACCAGCACAACGAGATGGGCCCCTGGCTGCTGCGCTTCCACCAGGTCACCGCGGAGGACTGA
- the groL gene encoding chaperonin GroEL (60 kDa chaperone family; promotes refolding of misfolded polypeptides especially under stressful conditions; forms two stacked rings of heptamers to form a barrel-shaped 14mer; ends can be capped by GroES; misfolded proteins enter the barrel where they are refolded when GroES binds) yields the protein MAKMIAFDEEARRGLEKGLNTLADAVKVTLGPRGRNVVLEKSWGAPTITNDGVSIAKEIELEEPYEKIGAELVKEVAKKTDDVAGDGTTTATVLAQALVKEGLRNVAAGADPLSLKRGIEKAVASVTEQLLSSAKEIETEEEIAATASISAADPEIGKLIAEAMEKVGKEGVITVEESNTFGLDLELTEGMRFDKGYLSGYFVTDADRQEAVLEDPYILIVNSKISAVKDLVPVLEKVMQAGKPLLIIAEDVDGEALAMLVLNKMRGAVKSVAVKAPGFGDRRKAQLADIAILTGGQVITEEVGLSLESATIDLLGQARKVVVTKDETTIVDGAGTQEEIEGRVAQIRAEINNSDSDYDREKLQERLAKLAGGVAVLKAGAATEVELKERKHRIEDAVRNAKAAVEEGIVAGGGVALIQAGAKVFDSLNLSGDEATGANIVKVAIDAPLKQIALNAGMEPGVVVDKVRGLETGWGLNAATGEYEDLMAAGINDPVKVTRSALQNAASIAGLFLTTEAVVADKPEPEAAGAGAGADPMGGMGGMM from the coding sequence ATGGCAAAGATGATCGCATTCGACGAAGAAGCTCGCCGCGGCCTCGAGAAGGGTCTGAACACCCTCGCGGACGCCGTCAAGGTCACGCTCGGCCCGCGCGGCCGCAACGTGGTCCTGGAGAAGTCCTGGGGCGCTCCCACCATCACCAACGACGGCGTCTCCATCGCCAAGGAGATCGAGCTCGAGGAGCCGTACGAGAAGATCGGCGCCGAGCTCGTCAAGGAGGTCGCCAAGAAGACCGACGACGTCGCCGGTGACGGCACCACCACGGCCACCGTGCTCGCCCAGGCCCTCGTGAAGGAAGGCCTGCGCAACGTGGCCGCCGGTGCGGACCCGCTGTCCCTCAAGCGCGGCATCGAGAAGGCCGTGGCCTCCGTGACCGAGCAGCTGCTGTCCTCCGCCAAGGAGATCGAGACCGAGGAGGAGATCGCCGCCACCGCGTCTATCTCCGCCGCAGACCCCGAGATCGGCAAGCTCATCGCCGAGGCCATGGAGAAGGTCGGCAAGGAAGGCGTCATCACCGTCGAGGAGTCCAACACCTTCGGGCTGGACCTCGAGCTGACCGAGGGCATGCGCTTCGACAAGGGCTACCTCTCCGGCTACTTCGTCACGGACGCGGACCGCCAGGAGGCCGTTCTGGAGGATCCCTACATCCTCATCGTGAACTCCAAGATCTCCGCCGTGAAGGACCTGGTCCCCGTGCTGGAGAAGGTCATGCAGGCCGGCAAGCCGCTGCTGATCATCGCCGAGGACGTGGACGGCGAGGCCCTGGCCATGCTGGTGCTGAACAAGATGCGAGGCGCCGTGAAGTCCGTGGCCGTGAAGGCCCCCGGCTTCGGTGACCGCCGCAAGGCCCAGCTCGCCGACATCGCCATCCTCACCGGCGGTCAGGTCATCACCGAAGAGGTCGGCCTGTCCCTCGAGTCCGCCACGATCGACCTGCTGGGCCAGGCCCGCAAGGTCGTCGTCACCAAGGACGAGACCACCATCGTGGACGGCGCCGGCACCCAGGAGGAGATCGAGGGCCGCGTGGCGCAGATCCGCGCGGAGATCAACAACTCCGACTCCGACTACGACCGCGAGAAGCTGCAGGAGCGCCTGGCCAAGCTGGCTGGCGGCGTGGCAGTGCTCAAGGCCGGTGCGGCCACCGAGGTGGAGCTCAAGGAGCGCAAGCACCGCATCGAGGACGCCGTGCGCAACGCCAAGGCAGCCGTGGAGGAGGGCATCGTCGCCGGCGGTGGCGTGGCCCTCATCCAGGCCGGTGCCAAGGTCTTCGACTCCCTGAACCTCTCGGGTGACGAGGCCACCGGTGCGAACATCGTCAAGGTCGCCATCGACGCCCCGCTCAAGCAGATCGCCCTCAACGCGGGCATGGAGCCCGGCGTGGTGGTCGACAAGGTGCGCGGGCTCGAGACCGGCTGGGGCCTCAACGCCGCCACCGGCGAGTACGAGGACCTCATGGCCGCGGGCATCAACGACCCCGTCAAGGTGACCCGTTCCGCGCTGCAGAACGCGGCGTCGATCGCCGGGCTGTTCCTCACCACGGAGGCCGTGGTGGCGGACAAGCCCGAGCCCGAGGCCGCCGGTGCGGGCGCGGGTGCCGATCCCATGGGTGGCATGGGCGGCATGATGTGA
- a CDS encoding DUF3263 domain-containing protein: MSTTGEELDELDRAVLELESEHWKYRGAKESAIRSRLGLSPVHYYQRLNALISSEAAARQAPMLISRLRRARTR; encoded by the coding sequence ATGTCTACCACGGGGGAGGAGCTCGACGAGCTGGACCGGGCCGTCCTGGAGCTCGAGTCCGAGCACTGGAAGTACCGGGGCGCCAAGGAGTCCGCGATCCGCTCCCGCCTGGGGCTCAGCCCCGTGCACTACTACCAGCGCCTCAACGCCCTGATCTCCTCGGAGGCCGCAGCCCGCCAGGCCCCCATGCTGATCTCCCGGCTGCGCCGCGCCCGCACGCGCTGA
- a CDS encoding uracil-DNA glycosylase, with product MNAPRPLSEIMHPQWAAALEPVEPQIRAMGEFLRAEHAAGRHTLPAGENIFRAFREPLSAVKVLIVGQDPYPTPGHAMGLSFSVAPDVRPVPRSLQNIYKELRSDLGIEPPPHGDLSSWSGQGVMLLNRVLTVQAGAAASHRGKGWEAVSECAIRALGDRGAPLVAVLWGRDARGTAGWLGGAPTVESAHPSPLSASRGFFGSRPFSRTNELLREQGAEPVSWELPG from the coding sequence GTGAACGCCCCGCGCCCGCTGTCCGAGATCATGCACCCGCAGTGGGCCGCCGCCCTGGAACCGGTGGAGCCGCAGATCCGTGCGATGGGCGAGTTCCTGCGCGCGGAGCACGCCGCGGGCCGGCACACCCTGCCGGCCGGGGAGAACATCTTCCGGGCGTTCCGGGAGCCGCTGTCCGCGGTCAAGGTGCTGATCGTGGGCCAGGACCCCTACCCCACGCCCGGACACGCCATGGGCCTCTCGTTCTCGGTGGCCCCGGATGTCCGACCGGTCCCGCGGTCCCTACAGAACATCTACAAGGAGCTGCGCTCGGACCTGGGCATCGAGCCTCCCCCGCACGGGGACCTCTCCTCGTGGTCCGGACAGGGGGTCATGCTGCTCAACAGGGTGCTCACGGTGCAGGCGGGGGCGGCGGCGTCCCACCGGGGCAAGGGCTGGGAGGCGGTCTCGGAGTGCGCCATCCGCGCGCTCGGCGACCGCGGTGCGCCTCTCGTGGCCGTCCTGTGGGGCCGGGACGCCCGCGGCACCGCGGGCTGGCTGGGCGGGGCGCCCACGGTGGAGTCCGCGCACCCCTCGCCGCTGTCCGCGTCCCGGGGATTCTTCGGCTCCCGCCCGTTCTCGCGCACCAACGAGCTGCTGCGCGAGCAGGGTGCGGAGCCCGTCTCGTGGGAGCTGCCGGGTTAG
- a CDS encoding siderophore-interacting protein, whose amino-acid sequence MPRIPAPADRKPQLDLTVVEQIRLAPAMVRVVCRIDNPEDFRDVPAPEKYVKLLFFSPQTLAATAPGELPDYWAVRESAPPHEQPVSRHMTLRRVDAAAATVWIDVALHGSEGHAGPWAAAARSGDRIVALGPGGKWVPDPAATWSILAGDDAAVPAVLANLEALPHDARGEAVLEVQDASHELDLSDTAVPEGVRVRWVHRADERPGERALVVGISEAAWPEDLTGVQAFVHGEREAVKAARRELFEVRGLERAQVSLSGYWARGRTEDVFQAEKKLPVGQIL is encoded by the coding sequence ATGCCGAGGATTCCAGCACCCGCAGACCGCAAGCCCCAGCTCGACCTCACGGTCGTCGAGCAGATCCGTCTGGCCCCCGCCATGGTGCGCGTGGTGTGCCGCATCGACAACCCGGAGGACTTCCGGGACGTCCCCGCGCCCGAGAAGTACGTCAAGCTCCTGTTCTTCTCCCCGCAGACCCTGGCCGCCACCGCCCCCGGCGAGCTGCCGGACTACTGGGCGGTCCGCGAGAGCGCTCCCCCGCACGAGCAGCCCGTGTCCCGCCACATGACCCTGCGCCGGGTGGACGCCGCCGCGGCCACGGTCTGGATCGACGTCGCGCTGCACGGCAGCGAGGGCCACGCCGGGCCGTGGGCGGCGGCCGCGCGGTCGGGTGACCGGATCGTGGCCCTGGGCCCCGGCGGGAAGTGGGTTCCGGACCCCGCCGCCACCTGGAGCATCCTCGCGGGCGACGACGCCGCCGTCCCCGCCGTGCTCGCGAACCTCGAGGCCCTGCCGCACGACGCGCGCGGCGAGGCGGTCCTCGAGGTCCAGGACGCCTCCCACGAGCTCGACCTCTCCGACACGGCCGTCCCCGAGGGGGTGCGCGTGCGGTGGGTGCACCGGGCGGACGAGCGCCCGGGTGAGCGGGCGCTCGTCGTCGGGATCTCCGAGGCCGCGTGGCCCGAGGACCTCACGGGCGTGCAGGCGTTCGTGCACGGCGAGCGCGAGGCCGTGAAGGCCGCCCGCCGCGAGCTGTTCGAGGTGCGCGGCCTCGAGCGTGCGCAGGTGTCCCTGTCCGGCTACTGGGCGCGCGGACGCACCGAGGACGTGTTCCAGGCGGAGAAGAAGCTGCCCGTGGGCCAGATCCTCTAG